One window from the genome of Pseudonocardia hierapolitana encodes:
- a CDS encoding alpha/beta fold hydrolase — protein MRVTSSDGTAIAYERAGAGPALVLVDPALGYRGFDNVRGLGERLSADFTVYGYERRGRGDSGDTPPYAVEREVEDLAAVIAEAGGRACVYGFSSGALLALQAAAAGVPIRKLVLMEPPIGTDDDPADAAFTAEMTELVATGRRREAVERFLAGVGVPAEVLAGMAPSMPALDAVAHTIVYDCLISDATTTDLLAKVPTPTLVLDSQGSGDDLTGWAASVAAALPDARHRSLPGGWHGVPVEVLAPVVAEFCRS, from the coding sequence ATGAGGGTGACGTCGAGCGACGGAACCGCGATCGCCTACGAGCGCGCCGGTGCCGGTCCGGCGCTCGTGCTGGTCGATCCGGCACTCGGCTACCGCGGGTTCGACAACGTCCGAGGCCTCGGGGAGCGGCTCAGCGCCGACTTCACGGTGTACGGCTACGAGCGCCGCGGCCGCGGGGACAGCGGCGACACCCCGCCCTACGCGGTCGAGCGCGAGGTCGAGGACCTCGCCGCCGTCATCGCCGAAGCAGGCGGGCGGGCCTGCGTCTACGGCTTCTCATCGGGGGCGCTGCTCGCTCTGCAGGCCGCGGCCGCGGGCGTCCCGATCCGGAAGCTGGTGCTGATGGAACCGCCGATCGGCACCGACGACGACCCGGCCGACGCCGCGTTCACCGCCGAGATGACCGAGCTCGTGGCCACCGGCCGTCGCAGGGAGGCCGTGGAGCGTTTCCTGGCAGGCGTCGGCGTCCCGGCCGAGGTGCTCGCCGGGATGGCGCCGTCGATGCCGGCGCTCGACGCCGTCGCGCACACGATCGTCTACGACTGCCTGATCTCCGACGCGACCACGACCGACCTGCTGGCGAAGGTGCCCACACCCACCCTGGTCCTCGACAGCCAGGGCAGTGGCGACGACCTGACGGGCTGGGCCGCGAGCGTCGCCGCAGCCCTGCCCGACGCCCGGCACCGCAGCCTGCCGGGTGGATGGCACGGCGTGCCGGTCGAGGTCCTCGCACCCGTCGTGGCGGAGTTCTGCCGCTCCTAG
- a CDS encoding helix-turn-helix transcriptional regulator, producing the protein MLRGRRAEQERIDALLAAARDGISGALVVRGEPGIGKTALLEHAAQRAEGMRLLHGSGIESEAELPFAGLHLLLRPAADALEALPGPQGRALAGVFGLGEAGGGDRFLIGAAVLSLLAHLAEERPLLCLVDDAQWLDRPSAEALLFAARRLDREGVVVLFAVREHSGEFAPAGVPELPLAGLDPDSAGELLDDLGAALPVDQRERLIAETHGNPLALRELPPLIAARGAHLGVIPLTSRVLDAFHHQVRALPAASGQMLLVAAADDTGDVPTLLRAAGGLALGVADLQPAETSGLVSVTAEGLAFRHPLIRAAVYHGAPLAQRVAVHAALAEAHADDADRRAWHLALAATGADERVAADLERAADRAQARGGHGAAAVTFERAAALSADRDAATRRIVLACEAGVHGGRSEWARGRAERAARDVADPIVLARLAAVRASADFAQGELRRAHGLLTDAALRIAADDPERAFWMLMQALHAAWAAPTDEELIAATVDRFDAPGLDPEGPLMGVAWLARWATALVLDRDPAGFPALDTVLSRAREAGAAAGPRALLEVASRAFVAARDEECADIATTLVTRARERGTVHALPGGLGIATLAQVVLGRHREAWISGTEAMAIARDTGQPLWTSYAAGALAYLAAVEGNEQRCREHAELAALGGGTSASAMSGVAWAEAGLALLDLGSGRVQGCLDRLQAMAHGPSRHLAAVVRSVPTEIEAAVRLGRPADAVEPLELFTRWAAILRRPWIDALLARCHALTAPDTDAEQHFERALALHTTASRPFEHARTALLYGEWLRRAKRKTDARVQLAAALAAFEEIGSQPWAARARAELGASGARTPQAAPSPAFGGLTPQELQITQLAAQGLSNRDIAAQLILSPRTVAYHLYKAYPKLGISSRVELAHLAR; encoded by the coding sequence ATGCTGCGGGGGCGGCGCGCCGAGCAGGAGCGCATCGACGCCCTCCTGGCCGCGGCGCGAGACGGGATCAGCGGCGCGCTGGTGGTCAGGGGAGAGCCGGGGATCGGCAAGACGGCCCTGCTGGAGCACGCGGCACAGCGGGCCGAGGGCATGCGGCTGCTGCACGGCTCCGGGATCGAGTCCGAGGCCGAGCTGCCCTTCGCCGGCCTGCACCTGCTCCTGCGCCCCGCCGCCGACGCGCTCGAGGCGCTCCCCGGCCCGCAGGGTCGGGCACTCGCCGGTGTGTTCGGCCTCGGAGAGGCGGGCGGTGGCGACCGGTTCCTGATCGGCGCCGCCGTGCTGTCCCTGCTGGCCCACCTGGCCGAGGAACGGCCCCTGCTGTGCCTCGTGGACGACGCCCAGTGGCTGGACCGGCCGTCGGCGGAGGCGCTGCTGTTCGCCGCGCGGCGGCTGGACCGCGAGGGTGTGGTCGTGCTCTTCGCGGTGCGCGAGCACTCCGGCGAGTTCGCGCCGGCCGGTGTCCCCGAGCTCCCGCTCGCCGGGCTCGACCCGGACAGCGCCGGGGAGCTGCTCGACGACCTCGGCGCGGCGCTGCCGGTCGACCAGCGGGAACGGCTCATCGCCGAGACCCACGGCAACCCGCTCGCGCTGCGGGAGCTGCCCCCGTTGATCGCGGCGCGGGGCGCCCACCTCGGCGTGATCCCGCTGACGAGCCGCGTGCTCGACGCCTTCCACCACCAGGTCAGGGCGCTCCCGGCGGCGAGCGGGCAGATGCTGCTCGTCGCCGCGGCCGACGACACCGGGGACGTGCCCACCCTCCTGCGGGCGGCAGGCGGCCTCGCTCTCGGCGTCGCGGACCTGCAGCCGGCCGAGACCAGCGGGCTCGTGTCCGTCACGGCCGAGGGGCTGGCGTTCCGGCACCCCCTGATCCGCGCGGCCGTCTACCACGGCGCCCCGCTGGCCCAGCGGGTCGCGGTGCACGCCGCGCTCGCGGAGGCGCACGCCGACGACGCCGACCGGCGGGCATGGCACCTCGCGCTGGCCGCCACCGGCGCGGACGAGCGGGTGGCCGCCGACCTCGAACGCGCGGCGGATCGCGCGCAGGCCCGCGGTGGCCACGGTGCCGCTGCCGTCACCTTCGAGCGCGCGGCGGCGTTGAGCGCCGACCGGGACGCCGCGACGCGGCGGATCGTGCTGGCCTGCGAGGCAGGCGTGCACGGCGGCCGGTCGGAGTGGGCACGGGGCCGGGCGGAGCGCGCCGCCCGGGACGTCGCGGATCCGATCGTCCTCGCCCGGCTGGCGGCGGTGCGGGCGAGCGCCGACTTCGCGCAGGGGGAGCTGCGCCGCGCGCACGGGCTGCTCACCGACGCCGCGCTGCGGATCGCGGCGGACGACCCCGAGCGCGCGTTCTGGATGCTCATGCAGGCGCTGCACGCGGCGTGGGCGGCGCCCACCGACGAGGAGCTGATCGCCGCGACCGTCGACCGGTTCGACGCACCGGGCCTCGATCCCGAGGGCCCGCTGATGGGTGTGGCGTGGCTCGCGAGGTGGGCCACCGCGCTCGTGCTGGACCGTGATCCGGCCGGCTTCCCGGCCCTGGACACCGTGCTCTCCCGCGCCCGGGAAGCGGGTGCGGCGGCTGGTCCGCGCGCCCTCCTGGAGGTGGCCAGCCGGGCGTTCGTCGCGGCACGCGACGAGGAGTGCGCCGACATCGCGACCACGCTCGTGACGCGGGCGCGCGAGCGCGGCACGGTGCACGCGTTGCCGGGCGGGCTGGGCATCGCCACCCTCGCGCAGGTCGTGCTCGGTCGCCACCGCGAGGCGTGGATCAGCGGCACCGAGGCCATGGCGATCGCCAGGGACACCGGCCAGCCGCTCTGGACGAGCTACGCCGCGGGCGCTCTGGCCTATTTGGCGGCGGTGGAGGGGAACGAGCAGCGGTGCCGCGAGCACGCCGAGCTCGCGGCTCTCGGCGGCGGCACGTCCGCGAGCGCGATGTCGGGAGTGGCGTGGGCGGAGGCGGGGCTGGCGCTGCTCGACCTCGGGAGCGGCCGCGTCCAGGGCTGCCTCGACCGGCTGCAGGCGATGGCGCACGGCCCGAGCCGGCATCTCGCCGCGGTCGTCCGGAGCGTGCCGACCGAGATCGAGGCCGCCGTCCGCTTGGGCCGGCCCGCCGACGCGGTGGAGCCGCTGGAGCTGTTCACCCGCTGGGCCGCCATCCTGCGGCGGCCGTGGATCGACGCGCTGCTCGCCCGGTGCCATGCCCTGACGGCGCCGGACACCGATGCCGAACAGCACTTCGAGCGTGCGCTGGCCCTGCACACCACCGCGAGCAGGCCGTTCGAGCACGCGCGCACCGCGCTGCTCTACGGCGAGTGGCTGCGGCGGGCCAAGCGCAAGACCGACGCCCGCGTGCAGCTCGCGGCCGCACTCGCGGCGTTCGAGGAGATCGGGTCGCAGCCGTGGGCGGCGCGGGCACGGGCGGAGCTGGGCGCGTCCGGGGCGCGCACGCCGCAGGCAGCGCCGTCGCCTGCCTTCGGCGGGCTCACGCCCCAGGAGCTGCAGATCACCCAGCTCGCCGCGCAGGGGCTGTCCAACCGCGACATCGCCGCGCAGCTCATCCTCAGCCCGCGCACGGTGGCCTACCACCTCTACAAGGCCTATCCGAAGCTCGGGATCAGCTCCAGGGTAGAGCTCGCGCATCTCGCACGCTGA
- a CDS encoding TetR/AcrR family transcriptional regulator — protein sequence MTETAELGRSARKRQAILDAARELFLRNGYAGTSMDDVAARAAVSKQTVYKHFVDKERLFTAIITGDISETEALTQSLVDALPRTRDLERDLREFARRHVVEVMQPHLVRMRRILIGEADRFPELAATWYARGPERAHATFADWFSALAERGLLHVPDPLLAAEHFNWLILSIPMNRAMFSGVEEPADKLEYYADEAVRVFLAAYAAPRG from the coding sequence GTGACGGAGACAGCCGAGCTCGGACGCTCGGCCCGCAAGCGCCAGGCGATCCTGGACGCCGCCCGCGAGCTGTTCCTGCGCAACGGGTACGCGGGCACGAGCATGGACGACGTGGCCGCCCGCGCCGCGGTGTCGAAGCAGACGGTCTACAAGCACTTCGTGGACAAGGAACGCCTGTTCACCGCGATCATCACGGGTGACATCTCGGAGACCGAGGCGCTCACGCAGTCCCTGGTGGACGCGTTGCCCCGGACCCGAGACCTGGAGCGGGACCTCCGCGAGTTCGCCCGCAGGCACGTCGTCGAGGTCATGCAGCCGCACCTGGTGCGGATGCGGCGCATCCTCATCGGGGAGGCGGACCGGTTCCCGGAACTGGCCGCCACCTGGTACGCGCGGGGTCCCGAACGCGCGCACGCCACGTTCGCGGACTGGTTCAGCGCGCTCGCGGAGCGCGGGCTGCTGCACGTACCCGACCCGCTGCTCGCGGCGGAGCACTTCAACTGGCTGATCCTGTCGATCCCGATGAACCGGGCGATGTTCTCGGGTGTCGAGGAACCGGCCGACAAGCTGGAGTACTACGCCGACGAGGCGGTGCGCGTGTTCCTGGCCGCCTACGCCGCGCCCCGGGGGTAG
- a CDS encoding SDR family NAD(P)-dependent oxidoreductase encodes MLLENRNAVVYGAGGSIGSAVAAGFAREGARVFLVGRTRESLERVAKEITGAGGRADVSVLDALDEQAVDDHARSVVETAGSIDISFNLVGAGDVQGIPLIDMTTADFSRPIVTRATANFISTRAAARHMVEQGSGVILALDSGSAVGSPMMGGTGPADAATDTLVRNLAAEIGPRGVRVVGIWTAGLPETLSPEKLAAVTGGPAMDDAAFQGLLQHLDGMRMTRRSPTLAQLSATAAFLASDGAGAITGTFVNVTSGMFPS; translated from the coding sequence ATGCTGCTGGAGAACCGCAACGCCGTCGTCTACGGGGCCGGAGGGTCGATCGGGTCGGCCGTCGCCGCCGGGTTCGCCCGGGAGGGCGCCCGCGTCTTCCTCGTGGGACGCACCCGGGAGAGCCTGGAGCGGGTCGCGAAGGAGATCACCGGGGCGGGCGGGCGGGCCGACGTCTCCGTGCTCGACGCACTCGACGAGCAGGCCGTCGACGACCACGCCCGCTCGGTCGTGGAGACGGCGGGCAGCATCGACATCTCGTTCAACCTGGTCGGAGCGGGAGACGTCCAGGGGATCCCGCTGATCGACATGACCACGGCCGACTTCAGCCGCCCGATCGTCACGCGGGCCACCGCGAACTTCATCTCGACACGGGCGGCCGCCCGGCACATGGTGGAGCAGGGCTCGGGGGTCATCCTCGCGCTGGACAGCGGCTCCGCGGTCGGCAGCCCGATGATGGGCGGCACCGGCCCGGCCGACGCGGCCACCGACACGCTCGTCCGGAACCTGGCCGCGGAGATCGGGCCGAGGGGCGTCCGCGTCGTCGGGATCTGGACGGCTGGGCTCCCGGAGACGCTCTCCCCGGAGAAGCTCGCCGCGGTCACCGGCGGGCCCGCGATGGACGACGCGGCATTCCAGGGTCTCCTCCAGCACCTGGACGGGATGCGGATGACCCGCCGCTCCCCCACCCTCGCCCAGCTCTCCGCAACGGCCGCGTTCCTGGCGTCGGACGGTGCCGGGGCGATCACCGGCACGTTCGTGAACGTCACCAGCGGCATGTTCCCCAGCTAG
- a CDS encoding MerR family transcriptional regulator — protein sequence MNDEPRLVPTSVLARVLGLSDRTIQRYRQLGVLKPDVVSPGGHARWNVEKVRQKLRELAEQGRDEA from the coding sequence GTGAACGACGAGCCGCGCCTGGTGCCAACGTCGGTCCTCGCGCGTGTGCTCGGGCTCTCCGATCGGACGATCCAGCGATACCGCCAGCTCGGAGTGCTGAAGCCGGACGTGGTGTCGCCCGGCGGGCACGCGAGGTGGAACGTCGAGAAGGTGCGCCAGAAGCTGCGGGAGCTCGCCGAGCAGGGCCGCGACGAAGCGTGA